The following coding sequences are from one Gossypium hirsutum isolate 1008001.06 chromosome A12, Gossypium_hirsutum_v2.1, whole genome shotgun sequence window:
- the LOC121211056 gene encoding BTB/POZ and TAZ domain-containing protein 1, with translation MEDNNHNSTSTSAMSSASELPEPDVQILTSGGVRIPAHSSILAMVSPVLDNIMERPVKHGSSERVIPILGVPCDAVSAFIKYLYDSMCTEEQMEKYGIHLLVLSHVYLVPQLKQRCSRGVSQRLTVENVVDVLQLARLCDAPDLYLKCLKQVTARFKAVEQTEGWKFMQEHDPWLELHILRFMDEAESRKKRRWRQRKEQRLYLQLSDGLECLEHICREGCTTVGPYDVETAKKPSPCDKYATCQGVQMLIKHLVLCKRRASGVGCCRCNRMWQLLRLHSSICDHPDSCRVPLCRQFKWKAQQKMGEDAKWKLLVKKVCSAKAMSSLSLPKRKREEELKETMGRTANALKTFRLY, from the exons atggaAGACAATAATCACAACTCAACCTCCACCTCCGCCATGTCCTCCGCCTCTGAATTACCCGAACCAGATGTCCAGATCCTTACTTCCGGCGGCGTCCGCATCCCCGCTCACTCCAGCATCTTG gcaATGGTGTCGCCAGTGCTGGACAACATAATGGAAAGGCCAGTTAAGCATGGGAGCTCTGAGAGAGTCATCCCCATTCTCGGCGTTCCATGCGACGCCGTCTCCGCTTTTATTAAATACCTCTACGATTCCAT GTGCACGGAAGAGCAAATGGAGAAATATGGAATTCACCTGCTAGTATTATCACACGTTTATTTGGTGCCACAGCTGAAGCAGCGGTGCAGCAGGGGAGTGAGTCAGCGGCTGACGGTGGAGAATGTGGTGGACGTGCTCCAACTCGCCAGGCTCTGCGACGCACCCGACCTTTACCTCAAGTGCTTGAAGCAGGTCACCGCCCGTTTCAAAGCTGTCGAGCAAACCGAAGGCTGGAAATTCATGCAGGAACATGATCCCTGGCTCGAGCTCCACATTCTCCGATTTATGGACGAAGCTGaatcg AGAAAAAAGAGAAGGTGGCGTCAGAGGAAAGAACAGCGCTTGTATTTACAACTAAGCGACGGACTCGAGTGTTTGGAGCACATTTGCAGGGAAGGGTGCACAACGGTGGGGCCGTACGACGTCGAGACGGCGAAGAAACCGAGTCCCTGCGACAAGTACGCGACGTGCCAAGGTGTCCAGATGCTGATAAAGCATTTGGTTTTGTGTAAGAGAAGGGCAAGTGGCGTAGGCTGCTGTCGCTGCAACCGCATGTGGCAGCTCCTTAGACTCCATTCCTCCATCTGTGATCACCCTGATTCTTGCAGGGTTCCACTTTGCAG GCAATTCAAATGGAAAGCACAACAGAAAATGGGGGAGGATGCGAAGTGGAAGCTGCTTGTGAAGAAGGTCTGCTCGGCCAAAGCTATGTCATCGCTGTCTCTACCCAAGAGAAAGAGAGAGGAGGAGCTGAAGGAAACAATGGGCAGAACTGCCAATGCATTGAAAACCTTCAGATTATATTGA